In a genomic window of Gloeocapsopsis dulcis:
- a CDS encoding SRPBCC family protein, which yields MTQHNPNLELVSNTAALNDATSNLGATEALLQAVEVRTERLAERHRRISARIQIPHTIEQVWQVLTDYETLADFIPNLARSHRLEHPAGGIRLEQVGTQRLLNFNFSARVILDLEEKFPQEINFQMVEGDFKDFSGHWCLQPCSLADQAGTNLEYIVQILPKRTMPISVIERRLSRDMQINLVAIHQRVVKLFTA from the coding sequence GTGACTCAACACAACCCTAACCTGGAACTCGTCTCAAATACCGCTGCGCTCAACGATGCAACAAGCAACTTGGGAGCAACAGAAGCATTGTTACAGGCGGTGGAAGTGCGAACTGAGCGCTTGGCTGAGCGACATCGTCGAATTTCTGCTCGTATTCAAATTCCCCATACAATTGAGCAAGTTTGGCAAGTCCTCACCGACTATGAGACATTAGCCGACTTTATCCCAAACTTAGCTCGCAGTCATCGCCTTGAACACCCTGCAGGTGGTATCCGCTTAGAGCAAGTTGGTACCCAGCGCTTGCTTAATTTCAACTTCTCCGCACGCGTAATTCTTGATCTAGAAGAAAAGTTTCCTCAAGAAATCAATTTTCAAATGGTTGAAGGCGACTTTAAAGACTTCTCTGGTCATTGGTGCTTGCAGCCTTGTTCGCTTGCAGATCAAGCAGGAACCAATCTAGAGTACATTGTTCAGATTCTACCAAAGCGTACCATGCCAATTTCAGTTATTGAGCGCCGCTTGAGTAGAGATATGCAAATAAATTTGGTCGCTATTCATCAAAGAGTCGTAAAATTATTTACTGCTTAA
- a CDS encoding Npun_R1517 family heterocyst differentiation transcriptional regulator: MKSDAIPPQQSKVEVGVYECNVQLKFRLIEEKRALRNREDLLELLIEAFANGADEYMEPLQAHVEAQEISELEASPQMRRQLMRLRNSSDLA; this comes from the coding sequence ATGAAATCTGACGCAATACCACCCCAACAAAGCAAAGTCGAAGTCGGCGTTTACGAGTGTAACGTCCAACTCAAATTTCGACTAATTGAAGAAAAGCGTGCTTTACGCAATCGCGAGGACTTACTAGAGTTGCTGATCGAGGCATTTGCTAACGGGGCTGACGAGTATATGGAACCTTTGCAAGCACACGTAGAAGCACAAGAAATTTCTGAGCTAGAAGCCTCACCACAAATGCGCCGTCAACTGATGCGGTTGCGGAATTCATCTGATTTAGCATAG